The genomic stretch gttaagtACAGATACCCGCCCAAAAAACGACTacagtagtactttcaagtatttttacttaagaacTTGAAGAGTTGAAAAGACCTAATCCGTACACAGAATGAATAAGACAAGCCACTATAGAGTTCAGACTGAGTTAGCACATATTTAGGAGTAATTCATTAGAGGAGTGGGGTATTCTTGAAAGCAGGATTATTAAATTGGTCAGCTGATTTTGTTAAGTATAACTTGACATTATATTTCTCAACATGAAGTTATTTCAAGCAATTTTAGTCATTTGACTAACTTATTGATCCAGCTTTCTGGAACAGGCCCCCAGCCAGGTCTAGGAACCAGGCCCCCAGCTTGTGGTCAGCCACACCAACTAGCCGAGTCGCTTAGTCCATGAAGCACACACAGGTGGTCGTTGTCATGGTCACTCAAATCCAATCTGATCTTTATTAACAATGACTCTTGTTGTTACCGTAGTAACGTGGATCCCCCGATCTGGTATGACACTGACGTCAGACTGTTTGAGATTCAGAGGATCTAAGTGGAGCTGGTGAACAGGTCTCTACGACTgcggcccaaatggcaccctatcctgttcatagtgcaccacttttgacgaGCCCTATGGGCCTctgtaaaaagtagtgcactacatagggggtAGAgcgccatttgggaagcagacaaCGTCTCTCGGGAATGGCTGGTTCGCACTCGGGAACCACCAACCGCTCTCTCACCAACTGCCATCTTCAAACCTGAACAGAAGtgtggaagaggaggatgaagactTGCACCAGACACACCTGTTCTAGAAAACAGGAATTTGCAGTGTTTTTGTTTTCTCTATTTTGTTTCTTGCGAAGTGCCAACCGGTAGAACATCATGTAACAAACCACTGTCACGAAACCACTTTTCCTACAAGCTGTCTGCTACTACAACTGCCAGAAGGTCTGCCATGTTAACCCTCTTCTAGTCATGATTTGGCAGCTTTCCATGGGTATATTCCTTTATTAATTTGATGtgcatttttttacatttcttttTACAAAAAAACATATACACtactgtatgtacacttccgttcaaaagtttggggtcacttagaaatgtccttgtttttggaaaaaaatatatatattttttgtccattaaaataacatcagatTGATCAgacatacagtgtagacattgttaatgtcttaaatgactattgtagctggaaacggcagatttttaatgtaatatctacataggcgtacagaggcccattatcagcaaccatcactcctgtgttccaatggcacattgtgttcgctaatccaagtttatcattttaaaaggctaattgatcattagaaaaccatttcgcaattatgttagcacagctgaaaactgttgtcctgattaaaagaagcgataaaactggccttctttagactagttgagtatctgaagcatcagcatttgtgagttcgattacaggctcaaaatgaccagaaacgaataactttcttctgaaactcgtcagtctattcctgttctgagaaatgaaggctattccatgcgagaaattgccagaTGGCGCTGTTCTAttaagggagtagtacacagcgttgtaagagttctttagtttcttggcaatttctctcatggaatggctttcatttctcagaacaagaagactgatgaatttcagaagaaagttatttgtttctggccattttgagcctgtaatcgaacccacaaatgttgatgctccagatactcaactagtctaaagaaggccagttttattgcttctttaatcaggacaacagttttcagctgtgctaacataatttaaaaatggttttctaatgatcaattagccttttaaaatgataaacttggattaggtaACACAACAGGCTATTGCAACACAGGAGtgttggttgctgataatgggcctacgTAGATATTTCATTAAGTCagtcatttccagctacaatagtaatttacaacattaacaatgtctacactgtatttctgatcaatcagatgttattttaatggacaaaaaaatgtgattttctttcaaaaacaaggacatttctaagtgaccccaaacttttataCAATAGTGTATGTTACTAAGATTGTTTAAATGTTTTAGATGAAGATTTATTGTACTTATTATTTTCAGTTTATATTCTTGAAATGCTTTTATGGAAAGTTAAATTTGTTGGTATCCCTTTTATCACAGTAAAGCTCTTTTTCATTTTGGAAGAGTGTGAAATAGAGACTGActgagacagactagagagagacctggggacTGACCGGGACCTCCgtgaactgactgactgagatagactagagagagacctggggactgaccaggacctcggaactgactgactgagacctggggactgaccaggacctcggaactgactgactgagacctggggactgaccaggacctctgtgagctgactgactgagaccTGGGGACTGACCGGGACCTCTgtgagctgactgactgagaccTGGGGACTGACCGGGACCTCTGTGAACCGACTGACTGAGACCTGGGGACTGACCGGGACCTCTgtgagctgactgactgagaccTGGGGACTGACCGGGACCTCTGTGAACCGACTGACTGAGACCTGGGGACTGACCGGGACCTCTgtgagctgactgactgagacaAGAAGTGATATCTCTGGAATGTATGTATTGGCTTTTGAACTGCAGGCAAATGCTATTGTATTCTGTGTCTGATTTCATAATGTCAATATTTTCAAAGTACTGGAAACATATCACATGTAATAAATAATGTATTATGAATCAAAGTACACATGTTTTTAATGTCAACAGAGAAATGTTTACACGTCTCATCTTTACAGAAATGTGATATTTAGCTGGTCAGCACAATATTTCACCCAAGGATATGAAAAGGTGGAGGGAGCTCATTGTGGCCTTATGTCCCAGAGTGGAGCAGTTCGTCAGTGTTGTGGTTCCTATCCCTCAGGCAGTGATGAGGGGCTCCATCAGGGCCCCCACAGAGTGCATCCTGTAGAAGACTCCCAGAGGCTGAACCAGGTTAACCAGGATAAACCAggcagagaagagaacaggggaggagaggataggagctcAGGCAGTGATGAGGAGCTCCATCAGGGCCCCCACAGAGTGCATCCTGTAGAAGACTCCCAGAGGCTGGACCAGGATaaaccagagagagaagagaacaggggaggagaggataggagctcAGGCAGTGATGAGGAGCTCCATTAGGGCCCCCACAGAGTGCATCCTGTAGAAGACTCCCAGAGGCTGAACCAGGTTGACCAGGACAAACCAGACAGAGAAGCCAAAGAACTGCTTCCCCAGGCCGTTCTCAAACTGGGGGTGGGCTCCAAACGCTGGGATCATCCAGAGCtgaggagacgggagagagaaaaTATCAGGGGATGAATTTAAATGACATTATATTGGAAAAGGGACAGGGTGTGAATACtagcctgatcctagatctgtatatTCTCCAAGGACAAAGCATAGGAGTAGGCAAACAAGCACCAACAGGTCTGCCACCAGGCTAGGTAAATATTACACAGATGTAATATCCTTGGCGTTACTCACCATGATATTGGAGAGTATGAGGAAGGCACAGATCTCCTGTGTGACTTTTTTGTACCACGTCTGTTGTCCTTCCTCGACTTGGCAAACAGGTGGTGCTGTCACTGCCTTTCCCCTCTTCAATAGAGACATCGCTCCTCCTACTTTATTCCTGTCATTTGTATTCTCCATGGTCTTCCTCTTCTGATTTGGGACATGAGAGGTCACATTGTCAATGTATTACTATAGATAAAAGTGTAACTATACTTCTGATTTGTAACGATACAGTATGGTGCTATCTAAGCGGACAAAAATTTATGAAGCAAAGATGACTAGATGAATACATATGTTCTCTTATATTTTAAATAAAGAAATTTAGTAGGAAAATCAGCTTTGGCCAGAGGGAATTGGAGTTGTCAACATTACTTGAACCATGAAAttgaagaaggagaagaagagttACTTGCCATGAATATGTTGATCCGCTCCTTTCCTTTACCCTTGGTGAGGGCCAGGTTGGGGTTTCGGTGGAGGCCATCAATGATGAAGACATTCTGCAGCAGGAGCTCCAACAGGCTGAGGAGGGAGTAGGAAAGATCCAGGCTTCCCAGTGGTCCGCTAGGCCCCACAGCCAGAGCAGCCACCAGAGAGAAATAGGACAGGGCAAGCTGTCCCAGGGCTGCCCCAACTAGGAGGGCCACATCCAGGCTACGCGTGGGGTTATGTCCCCTCTCATCCGCCCTCCTCTCCAGCTTATGGACCAACAGGCCAGCCAGGGAGCAGAGGGACATGATGGGCATCACAGCTAGATGGTAGCAGTAGAATATCAGAAAGGCAGTGTGCCGGTGCTGGCCTCGGTTCACCCAAACTTGATACAGGATGAACACAACCACCCCAGCTATAAGGACCAGACCCCCGAACAACGGCCCGAATAGGATCCCACCTTCGTGGATGATGCGTAGGGTAATCCTCTGGGCATGGTGGGGTATTGACCCAGGGCTCATACGCCTGCCCACGTTCTTCCACATCACATAAAGCATGCAGCCTGCCATCAGGTAGTACTCCATGTTGAAGGGATACAGGACTTCATAACCCTTCCTGAAGAACAGGCACACTGTGTCTGCACTGCACTGGCATAACGTTGCATTTCTCAGCCCTGCTGAAAGGAAATCAGGCCGGTTGGTGAATAATTTCTTCATAGTATACAATAGTAATATTAGATATTGTTAGCATCTTTATAATTCAGTTGAAGGTCCTCCAAATTGTCTGACTAGTGGGCAAGCACAGTTTACCTACTTTCATTGTGATAAAATGTACATATGTGTTTTAGTTGTGTAAGgattgtcatgacgttgccctctttgggtacagcaagccaatccccctctctctgtctcctacactCAGGCTGCTTCGACCTcgggtcgtaaattcctggaggagatgatctcctcatggccacagtatagagagagagagggacttttcatagagagaacaaaggaatttcttccacctcacagaacttgaggtccgaacaacatttatgttctggggaatataaatatataatataaaagatcggtgaagattccagctacgaactggtccgtttggtacaattttgtgaaactcatgggagacaatacggccacattaccataacgctgtttatacaGTAGCCTCAGAAATGAGGCTTACGTCTAATTGTTGTACAGGATGAATGAGGaaagattaaactatttgtgaaattatgggatgctatgtaatgatgtaatgtgaGAGAACGGTATTTCTGTGTAAAGTTTCACTTAATAAGTCACTGGCACGCCCCCGTGAACACAGTTAGGACCTGGCGTCATGAGACAGCCTTTTTCTGCTCTTCCGAATTAAACCCCCACCTTGAGAATTTCTCAatagaccatgtttctctcaattacgagaggacaaaggttgcagaccagcttacctcgataacgagagggcTAGGGTTTGAGacgattgctgaatcttttaaccataccacgtggttaaactcttagaccatcgataccgacagaataagaacaagtctttgatattaattactagtctgcagctaggaattcggtatcattgaacgtgaAGAACGACAACCcccgaaacatctattctataacgacatgaatgaatgtcactctgaactatccactcTAACCACGACAGATAGAGGACGGAcagactctccaacagaaacaaacttttcaacagagatccagacgacacactgagcgtaaatatatatattgattgcaactattcccgaatgagtgagcgtacaaggattagcatttcaattgttataattatcaactgtgtgttgtcttatcTCAGTCAACCCTCACTTCccttttgtccaccaagccgcgatgctggtttatcccactagggaaactccactatcatttccttgtaactatctactgtttgttatgcatttctgtgaattacttagttagtaaatcaattattttaagacaattgatgtatggatgactcagtgaagactgggttcgtgcagatttgagacgtttggaatgagactaacgtaaGGTAAAGAAgaattcattaatcagaagactaattgatcagatattaaaatatctgaaaagttgtattaggaaaattataactttgtaat from Oncorhynchus keta strain PuntledgeMale-10-30-2019 chromosome 24, Oket_V2, whole genome shotgun sequence encodes the following:
- the LOC118382386 gene encoding proton channel OTOP3-like isoform X2 — translated: MDSEHGTSATAYTMVPGSQCQESGTTATADTIVPGSQCQESGTTATADTMVPESQCQDEEEEEEEEEASGNHTHPDPVLVWAPSGRRLLSGLLGLNVVLLGAALIAGKAFNPQGLRHQEPQIFMLLLMCLSLAWMLWYLLWARRKPGICPHKDHHAGGITVTVVLMLFAAFSLLMHLFKMGYYVMMKECKPVAKVLAPFIEAPFLGLQTYLLWAHSKDCIHKHKIITRSGLMVTLSADLLLWLNAVTEDTVHLEIEMEKEDGRATYGSADSSDSGLRNATLCQCSADTVCLFFRKGYEVLYPFNMEYYLMAGCMLYVMWKNVGRRMSPGSIPHHAQRITLRIIHEGGILFGPLFGGLVLIAGVVVFILYQVWVNRGQHRHTAFLIFYCYHLAVMPIMSLCSLAGLLVHKLERRADERGHNPTRSLDVALLVGAALGQLALSYFSLVAALAVGPSGPLGSLDLSYSLLSLLELLLQNVFIIDGLHRNPNLALTKGKGKERINIFMKRKTMENTNDRNKVGGAMSLLKRGKAVTAPPVCQVEEGQQTWYKKVTQEICAFLILSNIMLWMIPAFGAHPQFENGLGKQFFGFSVWFVLVNLVQPLGVFYRMHSVGALMELLITA
- the LOC118382386 gene encoding proton channel OTOP3-like isoform X1, with translation MDSEHGTSATAYTMVPGSQCQESGTTATADTIVPGSQCQESGTTATADTMVPESQCQDEEEEEEEEEASGNHTHPDPVLVWAPSGRRLLSGLLGLNVVLLGAALIAGKAFNPQGLRHQEPQIFMLLLMCLSLAWMLWYLLWARRKPGICPHKDHHAGGITVTVVLMLFAAFSLLMHLFKMGYYVMMKECKPVAKVLAPFIEAPFLGLQTYLLWAHSKDCIHKHKIITRSGLMVTLSADLLLWLNAVTEDTVHLEIEMEKEDGRATYGSADSSDSAGLRNATLCQCSADTVCLFFRKGYEVLYPFNMEYYLMAGCMLYVMWKNVGRRMSPGSIPHHAQRITLRIIHEGGILFGPLFGGLVLIAGVVVFILYQVWVNRGQHRHTAFLIFYCYHLAVMPIMSLCSLAGLLVHKLERRADERGHNPTRSLDVALLVGAALGQLALSYFSLVAALAVGPSGPLGSLDLSYSLLSLLELLLQNVFIIDGLHRNPNLALTKGKGKERINIFMKRKTMENTNDRNKVGGAMSLLKRGKAVTAPPVCQVEEGQQTWYKKVTQEICAFLILSNIMLWMIPAFGAHPQFENGLGKQFFGFSVWFVLVNLVQPLGVFYRMHSVGALMELLITA